The genomic interval AGCGGTGCGCGCCGAGAAAGCCGAAGATCCACAGCAGGTAGCCGACGAGCTTGCTGTGGGTGTCCTGAAGCTGCATGACGAATCTCCCGAAAGAGATTCAGGATGGGCGAAGGCGGCCGCGGCGGCAAGGGCCCTGCCCTGCGGCAGCTCCGGCCCTTCAGCGCATGCGCCGGCCGGTGTCCTCCTCGCTGGCCTGCAGGCTGAGGCCCTCGGCCACGCTCTCCAGGTGCCGGCTGTCGGTCTCCGACTCCAGCTTGATCATCAGGCGCAGGTCGTTGGCCGAGTCGGCATGGCGCAGGGCTTCCTCGTAGGTGATCTCGCCCTGGCTGTAGAGCTGGTACAGCGCCTGGTCGAAGGTCTGCATGCCCTGTTCGGTGGAGCGCTTCATCACCGCCTTGAGCTCGTGGACCTCGCCCTTGCGGATCAGGTCGGCGACCAGCGGGGTATTGATCAGCACCTCGATCACCGCCCGGCGCCCCTTGCCGTCCGGCGTCGGGATCAACTGCTGGGCGACGATGGCGCGCAGGTTCAGCGACAGGTCCATCCATACCTGGCGGTGGCGGTCGGCCGGGAAGAAGTTGATGATCCGGTCGAGCGCCTGGTTGGCGTTGTTGGCGTGCAGGGTGGCCAGACACAGGTGGCCGGTTTCGGCGAAGGCCACCGCGTAGTCCATGGTCTCGCGAGTGCGGATCTCGCCGACCATGATCACGTCCGGCGCCTGGCGCAGGGTGTTCTTCAGCGCCACCTCGAAGGAGTCGGTATCGATGCCCACCTCGCGCTGGGTGACGATGCAGCCCTGATGCTGGTGGATGAACTCGATGGGATCCTCGATGGAAATGATGTGGCCGCTGCTGTTCTGGTTGCGATAGCCGATCATCGCCGCCAGCGAGGTGGACTTGCCGGTGCCGGTGGCGCCGACGAACAGCACCAGCCCGCGCTTGGTCATCGACAGCTCGCGCAGCACCTCGGGCAGCTTGAGCTCGTCGAAGGTCGGGATGCGCGTCTCGATGCGGCGCAGCACCATGCCCATCAGGTTGCGCTGGTAGAAGGCGCTGACCCGGAAGCGGCCGATACCGCGGGCGCTGATGGCGAAGTTGCATTCGTGAGTCGCGGCGAACTCGCGACGCTGCTGCTCGTTCATCACCGCGAACACGGTTTCCCGGGCCTGCTCCGGCGACAGCGGGTGGCGGGTCACCGGCACCAGGCGCCCGTTGAGCTTCATCGACGGCGGCATGCCCGCAGTGATGAACAGATCGGAGGCGCCCTTCTCCATCATCAGGCGCAGCAGCTTTTCGAATTCCATGGTCGTGGTCGCCTGTCGCGCCCGCGCAAGAAGCGGCGCCTGGTCTAGAAGTTGTCGGGAATCTTCGCCTTCTCGCGGGCGCTCTCGCGGGTGATCATGCCCCTGGACAGCAGGTTCTTCAGGCACATGTCCAGGGTCTGCATGCCGATCGAGCCGCCGGTCTGGATCGCCGAGTACATCTGCGCCACCTTGTCCTCGCGGATCAGGTTGCGGATCGCCGGGGTGCCGATCATGATCTCGTGGGCCGCCACCCGGCCGCCACCGACCTTCTTCAGCAGGGTCTGGGAAATCACCGCCTGCAGCGATTCGGAGAGCATCGAGCGGACCATCGACTTCTCTTCCGCGGGGAACACGTCGACCACCCGGTCGATGGTCTTGGCCGCCGAGGTGGTGTGCAGGGTGCCGAACACCAGGTGGCCGGTTTCCGCGGCGGTCAGCGCCAGGCGGATGGTTTCCAGGTCGCGCATCTCGCCCACCAGGATGACGTCCGGGTCCTCGCGCAGCGCCGAACGCAGCGCCTCGGCGAAGCCCAGGGTATCGCGGTGCACCTCGCGCTGGTTGATCAGGCACTTCTTCGATTCGTGGACGAATTCGATCGGGTCCTCGATGGTGAGGATGTGGTGGTGCTTGTTGGCGTTCAGATAGTCGAGCATGGCCGCCAGGGTGGTCGACTTGCCCGAGCCGGTGGGGCCGGTGACCAGCACCAGGCCGCGCGGCACCTCGGTGATCCTCTTGAACACCTCGCCCATCCCCAGATCGTCCATGCTCAGCACGCGCGAGGGAATGGTCCGGAACACCGCGCCGGCACCGCGGTTCTGGTTGAAGGCGTTGACCCGGAAGCGCGCCACGCCGGGCACCTCGAAGGAGAAGTCGGTTTCGAGAAACTCCTCGTAATCCTTGCGCTGCTTGTCGTTCATGATGTCGTAGATCAGCGCGTGCACCTGCTTGTGATCCATCGGCGGCAGGTTGATGCGGCGCACGTCGCCGTCGACGCGAATCATCGGCGGCAGACCGGCGGAGAGGTGCAGGTCCGACGCGCCCTGCTTGGCGCTGAAGGCGAGCAGCTCGGTAATGTCCATGGGGATCCCCAATCACAAACAAGTGGGTAGAATGCCGCGACCACCGGCGGCCCGGGCAGGAAACGGCACAAATGTCCACGATCCCAGAGAGTGTTGCAAAGGTTCGCGCGCGTATCCGTGAGGCGGCGCAAGCTTCCGGGCGCGATCCGCAGGACGTGCACCTGCTGGCGGTGAGCAAGACCAAGCCGGCGGGCGTCCTGCGCGAAGTCTTCGCCTGCGGCCAGCGCGATTTCGGCGAGAACTACCTGCAGGAGGCCCTGGCCAAGCAGGCCGAGCTGGCCGACCTGGAGCTGACCTGGCATTTCATCGGCCCGATCCAGTCCAACAAGACCCGCGCCATCGCCGAGCACTTCGCCTGGGTCCATTCGGTGGACCGCCTGAAGATCGCCCAGCGCCTGTCCGAACAGCGCCCGGCGCAGCTGCCGCTGCTGAACATCTGCCTGCAGGTCAACGTCAGCGGCGAGGCGAGCAAGTCCGGCTGCACGCCCGCGGAACTGGCGGAACTCGCCGGCGCCGTGGCGGAGCTGCCCAACCTGCGCCTGCGCGGGCTGATGGCGATCCCCGAGCCGACCGACGACCCGGCTGTCCAGCGCGCTGCCTTCGCCCGCCTGCGCGCGCTGAAGGACGGCCTCGCCCTCGATCTCGACACCCTCTCCATGGGCATGAGCCACGACCTGGAGGCCGCCATCGCCGAAGGCGCCACCTGGGTCCGCATCGGCACCGCCCTGTTCGGCACCCGCGACTACGGGCAGCCTTCCCGCTAGAGAAAGGAAAATCCCCCATGACCGACACCCGCATCGCCTTCATCGGCGCCGGCAACATGGCCGCCAGCCTGATCGGCGGGCTGCGCGCCCAGGGCGTGCCGGCCGCCGCGATCCGCGCCAGCGACCCGGGCGCCGAGCAGCGCGCGCGCATCGCCGCCGAGCACGGCATCGAGCTGTTCGCCGACAACGCCGAGGCCATCGCCGGCGCCGACGTGGTGGTGCTGGCGGTCAAGCCGCAGGTGATGAAGGCGGTCTGCCAGGCACTCGCCGCCCACCTGCGCCCGGAGCAGCTGATCGTCTCCATCGCCGCCGGCATCACCTGCGCCAGCCTCGAATCCTGGCTGGGCGAGCGCCCTGTGGTGCGCTGCATGCCGAACACCCCGGCGCTGCTGCGCCAGGGCGTCAGCGGCCTGTTCGCCAACGCCCGGGTCTCCGCGCCCCAGCGCCAGCAGGCCGAACAACTGCTCGGTGCGGTCGGCCTGGCCCTGTGGCTCGACGAGGAGCGCCTGATCGACGCCGTCACGGCGGTATCCGGCAGCGGCCCGGCGTACTTCTTCCTGCTCATGGAGGCCATGACCGCCGCCGGCGAGCGGCTCGGTCTGCCGCGCGACACCGCCGCGCAGCTGACCCTGCAGACCGCCCTCGGTGCCGCGCGCATGGCCACCGAAAGCGGCGTCGACGCCGCCGAACTGCGTCGTCGGGTGACCTCGCCGAACGGCACCACCGAGGCGGCAATCAACACCTTCCAGGCCGGCGGTTTCGAAGCCCTGGTGCAGCAGGCGCTGGACGCCGCTGCCCGACGCTCCGCCGAACTGGCCGAACAGCTGGGCCAATAAGGAACTTCATCCGATGAATGGAATGAACACTGCAGTCATCTACCTCGTGCAGACCCTCGGCAGCCTCTATCTGCTGGTCGTCCTGCTGCGCTTCATCCTCCAGTTGGTGCGCGCCGACTTCTACAACCCCCTCAGCCAGTTCGTGGTCAAGGCCACCCAGCCCTTGCTCAAGCCGCTGCGGCGGGTCATTCCCGGCTTCGGCGGGCTGGACTTCGCCTCCCTGGCGCTGGCCATCCTGGTCCAGCTGGCGCTGATGATCGGCGTCCTGCTGCTGATGGGCTACGGTGTCGGCGGCTATCTGCTGCCGCTGCTGGTCTGGTCGGCGATCGGCGTCACCTCGCTGTTCCTCAAGGTGTTCTTCTTCGCCCTGATCGTCAGCGTGATCCTCTCCTGGGTCGCCCCCGGCAGCTACAACCCGGCCGCGCAGCTGGTCAACCAGATCTGCGAGCCCCTGCTGTCGCCGATCCGCCGCGTCCTGCCGAATCTCGGCGGGCTGGACATCTCGCCGATCTTCGCGTTCATCGCGCTGAACCTGATCGACATGCTGGTGATCAACAACCTCGCCGCCATGAGCGGCATGCCGCGGGCACTCAGCCCCTTCCTCTGATGAGCTGGTACCGTTGGGACGGCGAGGACCTGATCCTCGCCTGCCACCTGCAGCCCAAGGCGAGCAAGGACGAATTCGCCGGGCTGCATGGCGACCGCCTGAAGATCCGCCTCACTGCCCCGCCGGTCGAGGGCAAGGCCAACGCCCACCTGCTGGCCTTCCTCGCCGGCGCCTTCGGCGTGCCGAAGAACCAGGTGAGCCTGGAAAGCGGCGAGTTGAACCGCCAGAAGCGGGTGCGCATCCGCCAGCCCCGCCAGCTTCCCGCGCTGCCCGGCCTCTCCCCGCGGCCGGGCAGTTGACCGGCCGCCGCGTGCTTGCCGCCGCTGTCGGCGCTCTTTAGACTGGCGTTCTTTTTTGCGAGAGCAGGGGCCTGCGATTGGCTTTTCCCGAAGATTCTGTCGGTCTGGTTCGCCCGCAGATGCTGCACTTCAGCGAACCGCTGACGCTCGCCTGCGGACGCAGCCTGAGCGATTACGAACTGGTCTATGAAACCTACGGCGAACTCAACGCGGCGCGCAGCAATGCGGTGCTGATTTGTCACGCCCTGTCCGGCCATCATCATGCCGCCGGCTACCACAGCCCCGAGGATCGCAAGCCCGGCTGGTGGGACAGCAGCATCGGCCCCGGCAAGCCCATCGATACCCGCCGCTTCTTCGTCGTCAGCCTGAACAACCTCGGCGGCTGCAACGGCTCCACCGGTCCCGGCAGCCTCAACCCGGCGACTGCCCGGCCCTACGGCGCGGACTTCCCGGTGGTGACGGTGGAGGACTGGGTACACAGTCAGGCGCGCCTGGCCGACGCCCTGGGCATCCAGCAGTGGGCCGCGGTGGTCGGCGGCAGCCTCGGCGGCATGCAGGCGCTGCAGTGGACCATCAGCTATCCCGAGCGGGTGCGCCATTGCCTGGCGATCGCCACGGCGCCCAAGCTGTCGGCGCAGAACATCGCCTTCAACGAGGTGGCGCGCCAGGCGATTCTCTCCGATCCGGACTTCCACGGCGGCCATTTCCAGGAGCATGGGGTGATCCCCAAGCGCGGTCTGATGCTGGCGCGCATGGTCGGCCACATCACCTACCTGTCGGACGACGCCATGGGCGAGAAATTCGGCCGCGAGCTGAAGACCGACCAGCTCAACTACGACTTCCACAGCGTCGAGTTCCAGGTGGAGAGCTACCTGCGCTATCAGGGCGAGGAGTTCTCCGGGCGCTTCGACGCCAACACCTACCTGCTGATGACCAAGGCGCTGGACTACTTCGACCCTGCCGCCGCGCACGGCGACGATCTGGCGAAAACCCTGGCGGTGGCCCGGGCCGACTTCTGCCTGATGTCCTTCACCACCGACTGGCGCTTCTCGCCGGCCCGCTCACGGGAGATCGCCGATGCGCTGATCGCCGCCGGCAAGAACGTCAGCTACCTGGAAATCGACGCGCCGCAGGGCCACGATGCCTTCCTGATGCCGATTCCCCGCTATCTGCAAGGGTTCCGCAGCTACATGAACCGAATCGCGGTATGACACGCCCATGAGAGCCGATCTGGACATCATCCAAGAGTGGATTCCCGCCGGCAGCCGGGTGCTCGACCTCGGCTGCGGCGACGGCGAGCTGCTGGCCCGGCTGCGCGAGCACAAAGAGGTCAGCGGCTACGGCCTGGAGATCGACCCGCAGAACATCGCCGCCTGCCTCGACAAGGGCGTCAACGTGATCGAGCAGGACCTGGACAAGGGTCTCGGCAACTTCGCCGCCAACAGCTTCGACGTGGTGGTGATGACCCAGGCGCTGCAGGCCGTGCACTACCCGGACCGCATTCTCGAAGAGATGCTGCGGGTCGGCCGTACCTGCATCATCACCTTCCCCAACTTC from Azotobacter salinestris carries:
- a CDS encoding PilT/PilU family type 4a pilus ATPase, yielding MEFEKLLRLMMEKGASDLFITAGMPPSMKLNGRLVPVTRHPLSPEQARETVFAVMNEQQRREFAATHECNFAISARGIGRFRVSAFYQRNLMGMVLRRIETRIPTFDELKLPEVLRELSMTKRGLVLFVGATGTGKSTSLAAMIGYRNQNSSGHIISIEDPIEFIHQHQGCIVTQREVGIDTDSFEVALKNTLRQAPDVIMVGEIRTRETMDYAVAFAETGHLCLATLHANNANQALDRIINFFPADRHRQVWMDLSLNLRAIVAQQLIPTPDGKGRRAVIEVLINTPLVADLIRKGEVHELKAVMKRSTEQGMQTFDQALYQLYSQGEITYEEALRHADSANDLRLMIKLESETDSRHLESVAEGLSLQASEEDTGRRMR
- the proC gene encoding pyrroline-5-carboxylate reductase, which encodes MTDTRIAFIGAGNMAASLIGGLRAQGVPAAAIRASDPGAEQRARIAAEHGIELFADNAEAIAGADVVVLAVKPQVMKAVCQALAAHLRPEQLIVSIAAGITCASLESWLGERPVVRCMPNTPALLRQGVSGLFANARVSAPQRQQAEQLLGAVGLALWLDEERLIDAVTAVSGSGPAYFFLLMEAMTAAGERLGLPRDTAAQLTLQTALGAARMATESGVDAAELRRRVTSPNGTTEAAINTFQAGGFEALVQQALDAAARRSAELAEQLGQ
- a CDS encoding YggS family pyridoxal phosphate-dependent enzyme, with the protein product MSTIPESVAKVRARIREAAQASGRDPQDVHLLAVSKTKPAGVLREVFACGQRDFGENYLQEALAKQAELADLELTWHFIGPIQSNKTRAIAEHFAWVHSVDRLKIAQRLSEQRPAQLPLLNICLQVNVSGEASKSGCTPAELAELAGAVAELPNLRLRGLMAIPEPTDDPAVQRAAFARLRALKDGLALDLDTLSMGMSHDLEAAIAEGATWVRIGTALFGTRDYGQPSR
- the metX gene encoding homoserine O-succinyltransferase MetX, coding for MRLAFPEDSVGLVRPQMLHFSEPLTLACGRSLSDYELVYETYGELNAARSNAVLICHALSGHHHAAGYHSPEDRKPGWWDSSIGPGKPIDTRRFFVVSLNNLGGCNGSTGPGSLNPATARPYGADFPVVTVEDWVHSQARLADALGIQQWAAVVGGSLGGMQALQWTISYPERVRHCLAIATAPKLSAQNIAFNEVARQAILSDPDFHGGHFQEHGVIPKRGLMLARMVGHITYLSDDAMGEKFGRELKTDQLNYDFHSVEFQVESYLRYQGEEFSGRFDANTYLLMTKALDYFDPAAAHGDDLAKTLAVARADFCLMSFTTDWRFSPARSREIADALIAAGKNVSYLEIDAPQGHDAFLMPIPRYLQGFRSYMNRIAV
- a CDS encoding type IV pilus twitching motility protein PilT, producing the protein MDITELLAFSAKQGASDLHLSAGLPPMIRVDGDVRRINLPPMDHKQVHALIYDIMNDKQRKDYEEFLETDFSFEVPGVARFRVNAFNQNRGAGAVFRTIPSRVLSMDDLGMGEVFKRITEVPRGLVLVTGPTGSGKSTTLAAMLDYLNANKHHHILTIEDPIEFVHESKKCLINQREVHRDTLGFAEALRSALREDPDVILVGEMRDLETIRLALTAAETGHLVFGTLHTTSAAKTIDRVVDVFPAEEKSMVRSMLSESLQAVISQTLLKKVGGGRVAAHEIMIGTPAIRNLIREDKVAQMYSAIQTGGSIGMQTLDMCLKNLLSRGMITRESAREKAKIPDNF
- a CDS encoding DUF167 domain-containing protein, giving the protein MSWYRWDGEDLILACHLQPKASKDEFAGLHGDRLKIRLTAPPVEGKANAHLLAFLAGAFGVPKNQVSLESGELNRQKRVRIRQPRQLPALPGLSPRPGS
- a CDS encoding YggT family protein, with the translated sequence MNGMNTAVIYLVQTLGSLYLLVVLLRFILQLVRADFYNPLSQFVVKATQPLLKPLRRVIPGFGGLDFASLALAILVQLALMIGVLLLMGYGVGGYLLPLLVWSAIGVTSLFLKVFFFALIVSVILSWVAPGSYNPAAQLVNQICEPLLSPIRRVLPNLGGLDISPIFAFIALNLIDMLVINNLAAMSGMPRALSPFL
- the metW gene encoding methionine biosynthesis protein MetW, translating into MRADLDIIQEWIPAGSRVLDLGCGDGELLARLREHKEVSGYGLEIDPQNIAACLDKGVNVIEQDLDKGLGNFAANSFDVVVMTQALQAVHYPDRILEEMLRVGRTCIITFPNFGHWRCRWYLASKGRMPVSEFLPYTWYNTPNIHFCTFKDFEALCRERQVRVLQRLAVDREHRHGWASRLWPNLLGEIGIYHVSRR